In Thermocrinis minervae, a single genomic region encodes these proteins:
- a CDS encoding V4R domain-containing protein → MEHIGNKLKLLAEAIERESVLIHRAALIDGYRDVHKLSKFGIDRIIKKAAEYGGKKGAKILKERYNLYVDTLSDALDVLTIIAESSRLLDIFEYDIEKQEIYVEGSILVEAIKKSTSPVCEPMAGFFRGFLGELLDKNIDVKEVQCRAQGHEKCVFKIYIK, encoded by the coding sequence ATGGAACATATAGGCAATAAGCTTAAGCTTCTGGCAGAGGCTATAGAAAGGGAGTCTGTACTTATCCACAGAGCCGCCCTCATAGATGGCTACAGGGATGTACACAAACTCTCTAAGTTTGGCATAGACAGGATCATCAAAAAGGCAGCCGAGTACGGAGGGAAAAAGGGTGCAAAGATATTAAAGGAAAGGTACAACCTTTACGTAGACACTCTCTCGGATGCTCTTGATGTACTGACCATAATAGCTGAGTCTTCCAGACTCCTGGACATATTTGAATACGACATAGAAAAGCAGGAGATATACGTAGAAGGGTCTATCCTTGTAGAGGCCATCAAGAAAAGTACAAGTCCTGTGTGTGAACCTATGGCTGGATTCTTCAGGGGTTTTTTGGGAGAGCTTTTGGATAAAAACATAGACGTTAAAGAAGTGCAGTGTAGAGCACAAGGCCACGAGAAGTGTGTTTTTAAGATATACATTAAGTAA
- a CDS encoding CoB--CoM heterodisulfide reductase iron-sulfur subunit B family protein, translating into MGVIGKRVAYYPGCSLEGAARAYDVSTRIVARELGLELDYLEDYNCCGAMESKNVTFMGTILLNARNMSLARKQGHDVIVAPCNGCSFSLQRAEYFLETDQSLLEKVNALLKEGGVDPLDRIPHTYHILEWFYNEAGPQKVKEKTKKPLKGLKVANYYGCLYTRPHFYARTYAHAGGQPEEARPRKRETADDDEHPYYMNALLEAAGAQSVEFEPMHTQCCGGPHSLSDELVSEKFVMMILQTAKRNGADIIATECPLCHASLEMYRHRLMMKGVPDVDVPAAYFTQLLGIAFGYSANDVKLKDNLSDPLPVLKRLGLV; encoded by the coding sequence ATGGGTGTTATAGGTAAGAGAGTGGCATACTACCCTGGTTGTTCTTTGGAAGGTGCAGCAAGAGCGTACGATGTCTCAACGAGGATAGTGGCCAGAGAACTAGGTCTTGAGCTAGACTACCTGGAAGACTACAACTGCTGTGGTGCTATGGAGTCTAAGAACGTGACCTTTATGGGAACTATACTTCTTAACGCCAGGAATATGTCCTTGGCAAGGAAGCAAGGCCACGACGTTATAGTGGCTCCGTGTAACGGATGCTCCTTCTCCCTCCAGAGAGCAGAGTACTTCTTGGAAACAGATCAATCCCTTTTAGAGAAGGTTAACGCACTCCTAAAAGAAGGTGGAGTAGATCCACTGGATAGAATACCCCACACTTACCATATCCTTGAGTGGTTCTACAACGAAGCCGGTCCCCAGAAGGTGAAAGAGAAAACGAAGAAACCTCTTAAAGGTCTTAAGGTGGCCAACTACTATGGCTGTCTGTACACAAGACCTCACTTCTACGCCAGGACTTACGCCCATGCCGGTGGTCAACCGGAAGAAGCCAGGCCAAGGAAGAGGGAAACTGCAGATGACGATGAACATCCGTACTACATGAACGCTCTTCTTGAGGCTGCCGGCGCTCAGAGTGTGGAGTTTGAACCCATGCACACCCAATGCTGTGGTGGGCCACACTCTCTGTCTGATGAATTGGTGTCTGAAAAGTTCGTGATGATGATACTCCAAACAGCTAAGAGGAACGGAGCTGACATAATAGCCACGGAATGTCCTTTGTGTCATGCATCCCTTGAGATGTACAGGCATAGGCTTATGATGAAAGGTGTACCAGACGTGGATGTACCCGCAGCCTACTTTACCCAACTGTTAGGTATAGCATTTGGCTACAGTGCCAACGACGTAAAGCTAAAGGACAATCTCTCTGACCCTCTACCTGTTTTGAAGAGACTCGGTCTTGTATGA
- a CDS encoding 4Fe-4S dicluster domain-containing protein, which produces MDGHIYGYNLPISEKTKAVPWEEKVRVIEEVKSDFRFKEYIFGCLNCGVCTASCPSNRFFDYSPREIVQRFLEDDVEVLYDMMHEYIWACSQCFTCWIRCPFVNNPGGLVAIMREVAVRNAFEATKDLLKPYGRVLLKVMTTGNQLSADMLQPDFFPDWGPKMADNMENLRAKRLAIPFDVGKSVKTAWEVSLETAIEMYTIWRETGIFEMLEKLDPNLYNVIMDIVEENEERYQELYEEEE; this is translated from the coding sequence ATGGATGGGCATATATACGGATACAACCTACCCATATCTGAAAAAACCAAGGCTGTGCCTTGGGAAGAAAAGGTTAGGGTAATAGAGGAAGTCAAATCCGACTTCCGTTTTAAAGAGTATATATTTGGCTGCTTGAACTGTGGTGTATGTACCGCCTCTTGCCCCTCTAACAGGTTCTTTGACTACTCTCCGAGGGAGATAGTCCAAAGGTTCCTGGAAGATGACGTAGAAGTCCTCTACGATATGATGCACGAGTATATATGGGCATGTTCTCAGTGTTTTACCTGCTGGATCAGATGTCCTTTCGTGAACAACCCAGGTGGACTAGTGGCCATAATGAGAGAGGTTGCTGTAAGGAACGCCTTTGAAGCTACTAAGGACCTTCTAAAGCCTTACGGCCGTGTTCTTCTGAAGGTTATGACCACAGGAAACCAGCTGTCCGCTGACATGCTTCAGCCTGACTTTTTCCCAGACTGGGGACCCAAGATGGCTGACAACATGGAAAACCTAAGAGCTAAGAGGCTCGCCATACCCTTTGACGTGGGTAAGTCTGTTAAGACCGCTTGGGAAGTTTCTTTGGAGACTGCCATAGAGATGTACACCATATGGAGAGAGACGGGTATCTTCGAAATGCTAGAAAAGCTTGACCCTAACCTTTACAACGTCATAATGGACATAGTGGAGGAGAACGAGGAAAGATACCAAGAGCTCTATGAAGAAGAGGAGTAA
- a CDS encoding glycine cleavage system protein H encodes MGVVEAQGPTNEWEYNGCIIPLDLYYEIETQTWLRINDDGTVTMGLTDVGQVRAGRLLHARIKSPGKHIQKGKPVASLESGKWAGPINALVEGEVVEANQKVLEQPDIINYDPYGEGWIVKMKPTNLERDIKDLLYGPQAIEEMKKYIDEWDIICMRCT; translated from the coding sequence ATGGGTGTGGTGGAAGCTCAAGGCCCTACCAATGAGTGGGAGTACAACGGGTGTATAATCCCGCTAGACCTCTATTATGAGATAGAGACGCAGACCTGGTTAAGGATAAATGACGATGGTACTGTAACCATGGGTCTTACAGACGTAGGTCAGGTCAGGGCTGGAAGGCTTCTCCACGCCCGGATAAAGAGTCCTGGGAAACATATACAGAAGGGTAAGCCAGTGGCTTCTTTGGAAAGCGGTAAATGGGCTGGACCTATCAACGCACTCGTGGAAGGAGAAGTAGTGGAAGCCAACCAGAAAGTACTGGAACAGCCAGATATAATAAACTACGATCCCTACGGAGAAGGTTGGATAGTCAAGATGAAACCCACAAACCTGGAAAGAGATATAAAGGACCTTTTATATGGACCTCAGGCCATTGAGGAGATGAAAAAGTACATAGATGAGTGGGACATAATCTGTATGAGGTGTACGTGA
- a CDS encoding heterodisulfide reductase-related iron-sulfur binding cluster: protein MGTAHYDHIFEMMEELEAKGEILIYRITEEHQPIPVYTRTGRIKLIPTNKLWHHKSCGQCGNIPGYPASIFWFMNKFGLDYLNEPHQTSCTAWNYHGSGTSNPVALAAVWLRNMHQAWKTGYYPLIHCGTSFGSYKETREQLIMNKELRDAVKPILKKLGRLTEDGRIVIPQEIVHYSEWVHAMRFKIKELYEKEGKPKGIDVSNVRVAIHNACHTWKMIADDYPYDPEVFNGQRPAASTAVMKALGAQVVDYSTWYDCCGFGFRHILTEREFTRSFAIQRKLKVIYEEVKADVIITHDTGCTTTFEKNQWIGKAHGMYYPVAVMSDVMFAALACGAHPFKVVQLYWNCSAYEPLLEKMGITNWRELRKEWEDTVKYIAELEKAGKYDELMEFFKEYDLYEPYSKTSTGKPKASATANMPLFKS from the coding sequence ATGGGAACAGCCCACTACGATCATATCTTTGAGATGATGGAAGAGCTCGAGGCTAAGGGAGAAATACTCATATACAGGATAACGGAAGAGCACCAACCTATACCCGTCTACACAAGGACAGGTAGGATAAAGCTTATACCCACCAACAAGCTCTGGCACCATAAGTCCTGTGGTCAGTGTGGAAACATACCAGGTTATCCCGCTTCCATATTCTGGTTCATGAACAAGTTCGGTCTTGACTACCTGAACGAGCCTCACCAAACTTCATGCACAGCTTGGAACTACCACGGTTCTGGTACATCCAACCCAGTAGCACTCGCTGCTGTCTGGCTCAGGAACATGCACCAAGCTTGGAAGACAGGCTACTATCCTCTAATACATTGCGGAACATCCTTCGGTTCTTACAAGGAGACCAGGGAACAGCTCATAATGAACAAAGAGCTAAGGGATGCTGTAAAACCTATCCTTAAAAAGCTCGGAAGGCTCACAGAAGATGGAAGGATCGTTATACCACAGGAGATAGTTCACTACTCCGAATGGGTCCATGCTATGAGGTTCAAGATAAAGGAACTCTATGAGAAGGAAGGAAAGCCGAAAGGCATAGATGTGTCCAATGTAAGAGTGGCCATACACAACGCTTGCCACACTTGGAAGATGATAGCCGATGACTATCCTTACGACCCAGAAGTCTTTAACGGTCAAAGGCCTGCAGCTTCCACAGCTGTTATGAAGGCTCTCGGTGCTCAAGTAGTAGACTACTCCACATGGTATGACTGCTGTGGTTTTGGTTTTAGACACATCCTCACGGAAAGGGAGTTCACTAGATCTTTCGCCATACAGAGGAAGCTTAAGGTCATCTATGAAGAGGTAAAAGCCGACGTCATAATCACCCACGACACTGGATGTACAACTACCTTTGAAAAGAACCAATGGATAGGAAAGGCACACGGTATGTACTATCCTGTTGCTGTAATGTCTGACGTCATGTTTGCAGCCTTAGCTTGTGGAGCACATCCATTCAAAGTGGTTCAGCTCTACTGGAACTGCTCTGCGTATGAGCCCCTCCTTGAGAAGATGGGAATAACCAACTGGAGGGAACTAAGGAAAGAGTGGGAAGACACAGTCAAGTACATAGCCGAGCTTGAAAAGGCAGGTAAGTATGACGAACTGATGGAGTTCTTCAAGGAGTATGACCTGTATGAACCTTACAGCAAGACATCTACCGGTAAGCCTAAGGCATCGGCTACGGCCAACATGCCACTCTTTAAGTCTTAA
- the lgt gene encoding prolipoprotein diacylglyceryl transferase, which translates to MFPVLFEFFGIKVYTYGVLIALGALLAYTLSIKLSKREGLNTAHVENTFFIALMLGVVGGRLAYVIEHPEQVKGIVDIISIWNGGMDFFGGLFGGVLGALFGVWFYKLPVWKIADISSISLSLAHAIGRLGCTSAGCCYGKPFPGEAVASPGIHFSDKFPFFYVVFPEGAVAPPYMPLYPTQLMEFIGLMLIFLMLLFFYRRKPFDGFVFSIYMFLYGLLRFFLEFYRGVTPPIEAIGLTWNQVVSILMVISSFLLFFTLRKSKREIRA; encoded by the coding sequence ATGTTTCCGGTACTATTTGAGTTCTTTGGGATAAAGGTTTACACCTACGGCGTGCTTATAGCTCTGGGAGCTCTGCTTGCCTACACTTTGAGCATAAAGCTTTCCAAAAGAGAAGGTTTAAACACTGCACATGTGGAAAATACCTTCTTTATAGCCCTTATGCTTGGTGTAGTAGGTGGTCGCCTGGCCTACGTTATAGAACACCCAGAGCAGGTAAAAGGCATAGTAGATATCATATCCATCTGGAACGGGGGTATGGACTTCTTTGGTGGACTCTTTGGTGGAGTCCTTGGTGCTTTGTTTGGTGTATGGTTTTATAAGCTTCCAGTATGGAAGATAGCTGACATAAGTTCCATATCCCTGAGCCTTGCTCACGCCATAGGAAGACTTGGTTGCACGTCTGCAGGTTGTTGCTATGGTAAACCTTTCCCAGGTGAAGCTGTAGCTTCTCCTGGAATACACTTCTCTGATAAGTTTCCCTTCTTTTATGTAGTATTCCCAGAAGGAGCAGTGGCTCCACCTTATATGCCCCTGTACCCCACACAACTGATGGAATTCATAGGTCTAATGCTTATATTCCTTATGCTTCTATTCTTTTACAGGAGGAAACCCTTTGACGGCTTTGTGTTCTCTATCTATATGTTCCTTTATGGTCTTTTGAGGTTCTTTTTGGAGTTTTACAGAGGAGTAACACCACCTATAGAAGCCATAGGCCTTACGTGGAATCAAGTAGTATCCATACTTATGGTTATTTCATCTTTCCTGTTATTCTTTACACTAAGGAAGTCGAAGAGAGAAATTAGAGCATAG
- a CDS encoding DsrE family protein, with translation MAYEKLLFYILTVPFFERAEPTTGELINPQAGAPFFLATAATTMDYEVEMVITSEAGFLLMKDNAKKVKVRPGVEQTVYDFIKMAKEAGVKIYLCVPSLDLTDIYKKEDVNPELCDGIIGGAAFLDKLMSGEYAVITL, from the coding sequence ATGGCTTATGAAAAGCTTCTCTTCTACATTCTCACTGTGCCCTTTTTTGAAAGAGCAGAACCAACCACAGGAGAACTCATAAACCCTCAGGCTGGTGCTCCCTTTTTCCTTGCTACAGCAGCGACCACAATGGACTACGAAGTGGAAATGGTCATAACCTCAGAAGCAGGTTTCCTACTTATGAAAGATAACGCTAAGAAGGTGAAAGTAAGGCCAGGTGTAGAGCAGACAGTCTACGACTTTATAAAGATGGCAAAGGAAGCAGGCGTCAAGATATACCTATGTGTACCTTCCTTAGATCTTACCGATATTTACAAGAAAGAAGACGTAAACCCAGAACTCTGCGACGGCATCATAGGCGGTGCTGCTTTCTTGGATAAGCTCATGAGCGGTGAGTATGCGGTCATTACCCTGTAG
- a CDS encoding DsrE/DsrF/DrsH-like family protein produces the protein MAERLAIIATKGTLDMAYPPLILASTAASLGVETAIFFTFYGLNIIHKKKMHELKISPLGNPAMPMAFPPSMQNQITNAISSIMPGPPQIMGIIPGMTDLMTFMMKKTIKEHGVASIPELLEACKEADVKLIPCQMTMELFGYKYEDLIDGLEPPAGAATFINYVLEADKPMIIFV, from the coding sequence ATGGCTGAAAGGTTGGCTATAATAGCCACGAAAGGAACTTTGGATATGGCCTATCCGCCACTCATACTGGCGTCAACCGCGGCATCTTTAGGCGTTGAAACAGCTATATTCTTTACCTTCTACGGTCTTAACATCATCCATAAAAAGAAGATGCACGAGTTAAAGATCTCCCCCCTAGGAAATCCAGCCATGCCTATGGCCTTTCCCCCTTCCATGCAAAACCAAATAACTAATGCCATTTCCTCTATAATGCCTGGACCTCCGCAGATAATGGGCATAATACCAGGTATGACAGACCTCATGACATTCATGATGAAGAAAACCATAAAGGAGCACGGAGTTGCTAGCATACCAGAACTTTTAGAAGCTTGTAAGGAAGCTGACGTAAAGCTAATCCCATGTCAGATGACTATGGAGCTTTTTGGCTACAAGTATGAAGATCTTATCGATGGGCTTGAGCCACCTGCTGGAGCGGCTACTTTTATAAACTACGTTTTAGAAGCTGACAAGCCTATGATTATATTCGTATAA
- a CDS encoding metal-sulfur cluster assembly factor, producing the protein MEQAILEKLKEVRDPEIPLDIVNLGLIYGVQIKGNVAYIDMTLTVQGCPAKNYFAQHVREHILKSFPELKDVVVNFVFEPPWSKDKISEEGKEKLRSLGWNI; encoded by the coding sequence ATGGAGCAGGCAATACTGGAAAAGCTAAAGGAAGTAAGAGATCCCGAGATACCGTTGGACATAGTAAACCTTGGGCTCATCTACGGTGTACAAATAAAAGGCAATGTAGCTTACATAGACATGACACTTACAGTACAGGGCTGTCCTGCAAAAAACTACTTTGCTCAACATGTCAGGGAGCACATACTAAAAAGCTTCCCAGAGCTTAAAGATGTTGTAGTGAACTTTGTGTTCGAACCTCCCTGGAGTAAGGATAAAATATCAGAAGAAGGGAAGGAAAAACTTAGGAGCCTGGGATGGAACATATAG
- a CDS encoding FAD-dependent oxidoreductase, with protein MAKSVLVIGGGPAGLGAAKVLGRLGVPTILIEKEGKLGGRPILEDYHTLIPRKLKPAQVLGPMIKEVENNQNVKVLLNTELEACEGEAGNFKVKLSNGETYEVGAIVVATGFEHFNPRRKGELGYGIYPDVITNLELEQMFSREGRLYRPSNGQLPKRVAFVFCVGSRDRQLGVTNVHCCRYGCALSGLQASEIKEHYPDVDVFCYYMDVRTYGTWEYPFYWAPQEKYGVRYVRGRIAEITYSPADGRLRVKHEDTIVQRPSEVPMDLVVLVLGMEPSAGTKKVAKILGLAQDPDSQFLIPSEESGSNIISNREGIFIAGACKGPIDIESSIAEGEAAGAEAAMYVGAKVGV; from the coding sequence ATGGCAAAGTCTGTGTTGGTAATAGGTGGTGGTCCTGCAGGTCTAGGTGCGGCCAAAGTCCTGGGAAGGCTCGGAGTGCCCACCATACTCATCGAGAAAGAGGGAAAGCTTGGTGGTAGGCCTATCCTTGAAGACTACCACACACTTATACCGAGGAAGTTAAAGCCTGCCCAGGTTCTGGGACCGATGATAAAGGAAGTGGAGAACAACCAAAACGTAAAGGTGCTGTTAAACACGGAGCTTGAAGCCTGCGAGGGTGAAGCTGGAAACTTTAAGGTAAAGCTCTCCAATGGTGAAACCTATGAAGTGGGAGCCATAGTCGTCGCCACAGGTTTTGAACACTTTAACCCGAGGAGAAAGGGAGAGCTCGGCTATGGAATATATCCAGATGTCATAACCAACCTTGAGCTTGAGCAGATGTTCTCCCGTGAGGGTAGGCTCTACAGGCCTTCTAACGGCCAGCTTCCCAAGAGGGTAGCTTTTGTCTTCTGTGTAGGTTCCAGAGACAGGCAGCTAGGTGTTACAAACGTCCACTGTTGTAGGTACGGATGTGCTCTATCTGGACTACAGGCTTCTGAGATAAAGGAGCATTACCCAGACGTGGACGTCTTCTGCTATTACATGGATGTAAGGACATATGGTACATGGGAGTATCCTTTCTACTGGGCACCCCAGGAAAAGTACGGTGTCAGGTACGTAAGAGGTAGGATAGCGGAAATAACTTACAGCCCTGCTGATGGAAGGCTTAGAGTAAAGCACGAGGATACTATAGTTCAAAGGCCTTCTGAGGTACCCATGGACCTTGTGGTGTTAGTACTCGGTATGGAACCTTCTGCTGGTACCAAGAAGGTGGCCAAGATACTCGGACTAGCTCAAGATCCAGATAGCCAATTCCTGATACCATCCGAAGAATCTGGCTCTAACATCATCTCCAACAGAGAAGGTATATTCATAGCCGGTGCATGCAAAGGTCCGATAGACATAGAGTCTTCAATAGCTGAAGGCGAAGCAGCTGGTGCTGAAGCTGCTATGTACGTAGGTGCAAAGGTGGGCGTATGA
- the hisD gene encoding histidinol dehydrogenase, with the protein MHIEDLRTSAWRLNQRLKYIAQRGQILEGEYEATVREIIGRIKEEGDKALFEYIKRFDGLELDQDTVEIPYEELEKAYEEIDEETRQALEIAHDRIRRFHERQKENSFFVEEEGVILGMKVQPLERVGVYVPGGKAAYPSTVLMNVVPATVAGVEEVIMITPKPNPYTLAAAFICGVSRVFQVGGAHGVAALAFGTETIPKVDKIVGPGNIYVALAKKLLYGVVDIDMVAGPSEILIISDGSVREDWVAADLLSQAEHDELAGAFLITDKEEHAKKVVKAVYEMLKNLSRKEIAQKSIEKFGTVFLVEDLYQACQVANHIAPEHLEVLTEEPFKLLPYIKHAGAIFLGRYTPEALGDYILGPNHTLPTGGTARFFSPLGVYHFIKRSSVLYVTEEGFRDLSDHTKALAKAEGLEAHWLSVKIREES; encoded by the coding sequence ATGCACATAGAAGATCTTCGCACTAGTGCCTGGAGGTTGAATCAACGGCTAAAGTATATAGCACAAAGGGGACAAATCCTAGAAGGGGAATACGAAGCAACGGTAAGGGAAATAATTGGACGCATAAAAGAAGAAGGCGATAAAGCTTTATTTGAATACATCAAAAGGTTTGATGGTTTGGAGTTAGACCAGGATACCGTTGAGATACCGTACGAGGAACTAGAAAAAGCTTACGAAGAGATAGACGAAGAAACTAGACAAGCCTTAGAGATAGCACACGATAGGATAAGAAGATTTCATGAGAGGCAAAAGGAAAACTCCTTCTTTGTGGAGGAAGAGGGTGTAATTCTTGGAATGAAGGTCCAGCCCTTGGAGAGAGTTGGGGTATATGTACCTGGAGGCAAGGCAGCTTACCCCTCTACTGTGCTCATGAACGTAGTGCCTGCAACAGTTGCTGGTGTTGAAGAGGTCATCATGATAACACCCAAGCCAAACCCTTACACCCTGGCTGCGGCCTTCATATGTGGAGTGAGTAGAGTTTTTCAAGTAGGTGGGGCTCATGGCGTAGCAGCCTTGGCCTTTGGTACTGAAACTATACCCAAGGTGGACAAGATAGTTGGTCCGGGGAACATATACGTAGCCCTTGCCAAAAAACTTCTGTACGGAGTTGTAGATATAGATATGGTAGCTGGACCTTCTGAAATACTCATCATATCCGATGGCAGCGTGCGGGAAGATTGGGTAGCCGCAGACCTTCTCTCTCAAGCAGAGCATGACGAGCTTGCTGGAGCCTTTTTGATAACAGACAAAGAAGAACATGCTAAGAAGGTAGTAAAAGCAGTCTACGAGATGCTTAAAAACCTATCAAGGAAAGAGATAGCCCAGAAGTCCATAGAAAAGTTTGGCACCGTCTTTTTGGTAGAAGATCTGTACCAAGCCTGTCAGGTAGCCAACCACATAGCCCCGGAACACTTAGAGGTGTTAACAGAAGAACCCTTTAAATTGCTCCCTTATATAAAACATGCAGGTGCTATATTCTTGGGAAGGTATACACCTGAAGCTCTTGGAGATTATATACTTGGTCCAAACCATACACTTCCTACAGGAGGTACGGCCAGGTTCTTCTCACCTTTAGGAGTGTATCACTTCATCAAAAGAAGTTCTGTCCTCTACGTAACAGAAGAAGGTTTTAGAGATCTTTCAGACCATACCAAAGCTCTCGCCAAGGCAGAAGGTCTGGAAGCTCATTGGCTCTCCGTTAAAATAAGAGAAGAATCATGA
- a CDS encoding tetratricopeptide repeat protein gives MKETDHRRPTGGIKMKTSTFLVPLVLLTFTGLSLSHAQSPVDQCVNYYAAQAYEKAIEEGKKAIKLYPSDLVSYVCLGASYLQVGDYDQAINYLKNAEKYALQKSDFMYIYGLLGLAYDGKGMLDNALFYYNKALMLARDLGNKRAESDYLSNIAMIFRRKGELDNALSYYKESLELKVDEKDRAPIYTNIAVIYLKQGNYQKAIEYFKRAMDIFDRYGNQHEYAITEINLGNAYREIRDFQNAEHYLLDGLKRAQKVGDKYLEGTAYKYLGWLYRDKGNKVAAREYLIKALRVFKEVGASSNVVEVTSDLVYLGMP, from the coding sequence ATGAAAGAAACTGACCATCGTAGGCCAACAGGGGGTATTAAAATGAAAACGTCAACCTTCCTGGTTCCTCTGGTTTTACTTACGTTCACAGGTTTATCTTTATCCCACGCTCAAAGCCCAGTAGACCAATGCGTCAATTACTATGCTGCTCAGGCTTACGAAAAGGCAATAGAAGAAGGAAAGAAAGCTATAAAACTATATCCTTCAGATCTTGTATCTTATGTTTGTTTAGGAGCTTCTTACTTACAAGTTGGAGACTATGATCAGGCTATAAACTACCTTAAAAATGCAGAAAAATATGCTCTTCAAAAATCCGATTTCATGTACATATACGGTCTGCTAGGTCTGGCATATGATGGTAAAGGTATGTTAGATAATGCTCTTTTTTATTACAACAAAGCCCTTATGCTGGCGAGGGATCTAGGTAATAAAAGAGCCGAATCTGACTATTTAAGCAACATTGCGATGATTTTCCGCAGAAAAGGAGAACTTGACAACGCTCTCTCTTATTACAAAGAGTCCTTAGAATTAAAAGTAGATGAAAAAGATAGAGCTCCAATATATACTAACATCGCTGTAATTTACTTAAAACAGGGTAATTACCAAAAAGCCATAGAGTATTTTAAAAGGGCTATGGATATTTTTGATAGATACGGAAATCAACACGAATATGCAATTACAGAGATTAATCTTGGCAATGCTTACAGAGAGATAAGAGACTTTCAGAATGCAGAACATTACTTGCTTGATGGACTGAAAAGAGCTCAAAAAGTGGGAGACAAGTATCTAGAGGGAACAGCATACAAGTATCTTGGCTGGCTATACCGTGATAAAGGCAATAAAGTTGCAGCTAGAGAATACCTTATTAAGGCACTAAGGGTCTTTAAAGAAGTTGGAGCTTCCTCTAACGTTGTTGAAGTGACTAGTGACCTAGTTTACCTTGGCATGCCCTAA
- a CDS encoding 4Fe-4S dicluster domain-containing protein gives MAIHEKSLVEPERILRKERLVIDGVDVSGDWNLIILPRVINDYDLDFGKEVLNQPEGKTINQCYQCSYCTASCPVHNYWDERYNPRHFIYLARLGLVDELQKRADVMWRCVSCHKCTHRCPKGVLVEEVLKAILKVMAKRGLIEEYPSKKFDKFFTESVLEYGRIEDGELLFGWIEKQGYKLFKDPILKKPIPFMGEAPEWLKQLALKPLKSMNISFLVLNAKHMLFHPRTKNWNRFKQVLRKVMEQEGALK, from the coding sequence ATGGCTATACATGAAAAAAGTCTTGTAGAACCGGAGAGGATTTTAAGGAAAGAGAGACTCGTCATAGATGGTGTTGACGTTTCTGGAGACTGGAACCTTATAATCCTGCCCAGGGTTATAAACGACTACGACCTGGACTTCGGTAAAGAGGTACTAAACCAGCCAGAAGGCAAGACCATAAACCAATGTTACCAGTGCTCTTACTGTACAGCGTCCTGTCCAGTCCACAATTACTGGGATGAGAGGTACAACCCAAGACATTTTATCTACCTGGCGAGGCTCGGGCTTGTAGACGAGCTCCAGAAGAGAGCCGACGTTATGTGGAGATGTGTCTCTTGTCACAAGTGTACACACAGGTGCCCGAAGGGAGTCCTTGTAGAAGAAGTCCTCAAGGCTATACTCAAGGTAATGGCCAAGAGAGGCCTTATAGAAGAGTATCCTTCCAAGAAGTTTGATAAGTTCTTCACCGAGTCTGTGCTAGAGTACGGAAGGATAGAGGATGGAGAACTCCTCTTTGGATGGATAGAAAAGCAAGGTTACAAGCTGTTTAAAGACCCCATACTCAAGAAACCCATACCTTTTATGGGTGAAGCTCCAGAATGGCTAAAGCAGCTTGCTCTAAAGCCTTTAAAGTCTATGAACATAAGCTTTCTAGTTCTGAACGCAAAGCATATGCTGTTCCATCCAAGAACAAAGAACTGGAATAGGTTCAAACAAGTCCTTAGGAAGGTTATGGAACAAGAAGGTGCCTTAAAGTAA
- a CDS encoding sulfurtransferase TusA family protein: protein MATVTPDKTLDASGLNCPLPVLKTKKALEELQSGQILEVITTDPGAKADIPAFCNRTGHQLLEVVEEGGKIIFYIKKK from the coding sequence ATGGCAACAGTAACACCTGACAAGACCTTGGATGCTTCTGGTCTTAATTGTCCCCTTCCGGTGTTAAAGACAAAGAAGGCTTTGGAAGAGCTACAGTCTGGTCAAATACTGGAAGTCATCACCACTGACCCAGGTGCAAAAGCTGATATACCAGCCTTCTGCAACAGGACTGGGCATCAGCTGTTGGAAGTGGTGGAGGAGGGTGGCAAGATAATCTTTTACATAAAGAAGAAGTAA